In the genome of Alphaproteobacteria bacterium, the window TAAGTATCACTGGCTTTCAGGATGTAAGCATCGCACGCGCGATAACCAGTAACAGCACTATTACAATTAATCCGCAGCGGGATATTACGCTGACATCCGCAGGCAGCTTGACCAGCACTGGCGCTGGTTCGTTGATTTCAATTTTAGCCCAGCGTGATATTACACTCAACGCGAGCAGTGCTATCGTTACAAGTGCAACCGGCGCTATCTCATTGCAAGCTGCAAATGGTTCAACCGCTGGCACGGGTAACCTGACGCTGAACGGAAATCTTTCGATTGGTACGGGTAATCTGACATTGCTTTCGGGTATAAACGGCACGCGCCCGAACCTTACGCTTAGCGCCACAACCTTTACTCAACTTGGCGCAACAGTTGGCACCGTTTCGTTAAGCGGTTTTCAGGATATTACACTTTCTACCAATTTGGCTACCAGTGCGGCGCTGACTATAGCAGCAACGGGCGCAACACGCGATTTTTTTGCGAGTGGCACATCCGTCATCACCAGCACGAGTGGTATAACCATCAATCCGGGTCGTGATTTCATCACCAGCGGAACGGCAAGCATGACAGCTGGTGGTTCATTCTCGGTTCTTGCCCAGCGTGATATTACTATTGGTGCTGGAACTACCGTGTCATCGAACGCAGGAAGTGGCTTATCGCTGCAAGCTGCAAACAATTCAGTTGTAGGCACAGGTAATCTTACCATCACCGGTAATATTTCGGTGGGCACCGGTTCATTTACGCTGGTATCCGGCATCAATGGTACAAGACCATCGCTTACGCTTAACACCACAACACTAACGCCGCTCGGTGCATCAATTGGCGCTATTAGCATCACGGGGTTGCAGGATGTTACTGTCGCACGAAATATTACTGGCAGCGGTAACATTACCATCTCACCACAGCGTGATTTTATTATCAACGCAGGCGCAGTGATTACCACTGGCGGTACATTCACATCATTAGCCCAGCGCGACATCACCATCAATGCAACAGGTGGCATTACAACTGGAGCAACAGGCGCTATTAGTTTGCAGGCCGCGAATAATGTTATTACAGGCACGGGTAATCTTACCATAAATGGTAATCTCTCGATTGGTACAGGTACATTGACCCTTGTTTCCGGTATCAATGGTACGCGTCCATCCCTTACACTAAATTCAACTACGCTGACACCGCTTGGCGCCACGATTGGCACCATCAGCATTACAGGCATGCAAGATGTGACGGTTGCGCGAAATATTACTGGCAGCGGCGCTATTACCATTTCACCGCAGCAAAGCTTCACACTGAATAATTCCGCAACGCTAACTACAACTGGTACAGCAAATATCACCATATTGGCGTTGCGTGATATAACTGTTGCAGCGGGTGCGACAATGTCCGGCGGTAATACCGGATCGCTGATATTACAGGCAGCGAATAATGTCGTAGCTGGCACGGGTAATCTGACACTCAGCGGAAATGTTTCAATGGGTACAGGTGTGCTTACGCTTTCATCCGGTATCAATGGCACTCGCCCCTCATGGACGATTGATAACACAACCTATACGCAATTGACGGGTTCGGTTGGCGTTGTGACCATCAATGGTTTCCAAGATGTTACTGTTTCGAAGAATCTGACCGGAACTGGTAACATTACCATCAACCCACAGCGTGATTTCATTCTATCGGCGGGAAACACCATAACAACTGGCGCTGCAGGTGTATTCACGGTTTTGGCGCTGCGTGACATCACTACAGCTGCAACCAGCAATATTACAACTGGTGCAACGGGCGGTGTAAGTTTGCGCGCGGCAAATGCGGTTATCGCAGGCACGGGTAATCTAACGCTAGGCGGTACGATCAATATTGGTACGGGGGCGTTGACGTTGTTGTCGGGTATTAATGGAACACGCCCAAGCATAACGCTAGATAGCACTAAACTTACATTGGTTGGTGCAACGGTGGGCGCAATCAGTATCACTGGGTTTCAGGATGTGACGCTGGCTAGAAACTTGCCGGGCAGTAGCACTGTCACGATTTCACCGCAGCGTGACTTCGCACTTAATTCAGGCTTCACGCTTTCAACTAATTCGGCATCTGCGATCACCATATTGGCCCTGCGTGATATCACCACTGCTGCAACCAGTGTGATTAGCGCAGGAACAACGGGTTCCATCACATTGCAGGCTGCGAATAACGTCGTAGCTGGTACAGGCAATTTGACCCTAAACGGTAATCTTGCTGTTGGTTCAGGCACTTTGACTTTACGCTCAGGTATCAATGGTACGCGCCCATCATGGACGATGGATAACACCACCTACACACAGAATAGCGGAACGGTTGGCGTTGTTACCATCGATGGCTTCCAAGACGTTACCGTTTCCAAGGCGGTGACCGGTAGCGGCAATATCACCATCAACCCACAGCGTGACTTTATTTTATCAGCATCGCAAACCATTACAGTTGGCGGCGCAGGCGTATTTACCGTATTGGCATTGCGCGACATTATTACCAACGCATCCAGTAATATTACTACTGGTGCAACGGGCGGCGTAAGCTTGCGCGCAGCAAATGCGGTGGTGACTGGCACGGGCAATCTCACGCTTGGTGGTAAAATCAACATCGGTACAGGTGCGTTGACATTGGTTTCTGGTATTAATGGCACGCGCCCCAGCTGGACGATGAATAGCAGTTCGCTGGCTTTACTCGGTGCGACCGTCGGTACCACGAGCATTACCGGCTTCCAGGATGTAACTGTCGCAATGAATCTTCCTGGCAGTGGTAGTATAACTATCGCTACGCAGCGTGATTTAACATTGAACACGTCACAAACGATTACAACCGGAGCTGCGGGTGGACTTACACTTACCGCTGCAAATAACACTGTCGCGGGAACTGGTAATCTGACGTTAAGCGGCAATCTATCTGTCGGCACAGGTGCGTTGACATTGCTATCAGGTATTAACGGAACGCGCCCATCCTACACACTTTCCTCTACGAACTTTACGCAGCAAGGCGCATCACTTGGCGCGCTGAGCATTTCTGGCTTTCTGGATTTTACACTTAACCGCAGTTTAACTTCATCAGCTGCAGTTGCGATCATTTCCAATCGTGATTTAAATATCAATGCGGGCAATACCCTCACGGGGGGTGCAGCTTCTGCTTACAGCTTGCAGGCTGCGAACGGCGCTGCGGGCGGCACTGGCAATTTGAATATTTTAGGCAACATGTCGGCGGGTACGGGTAACTTTACATTATTGTCCGGAAACAATGGCGGGCGACCAGCATTAACATTGAACAGTACTAATCTTGCTATGGCAGCAACGGTGGGTAACTTCAATACGCAAGGCTTTTCGACACTAACTATCTCGCGTGCCATCAATTCAACGGGCACCATCACTAATTCGAATAATACATTGACTGTGCTGGGCGCTAACATCACAAGCACCGGCACACAAACCTATAGCAATGCGACAGCGATTGCAGAGGCGGCGAGTGTAACGCTTACCACTACAAATGCAGCGGTGAGCTTCAGTACAACTCTCAATGGCACAGCTGGCGGCACAACCGAGAATCTGTCAGTTGTTGCAGGTACGGGCACCATGACCTTCACCGGTATTGTTGGTGGCACCACAGCGCTTGGTAATCTTTCGGTCACGGCCGACAACCTTACCATAAGCGCAAATGTAAATGGTACGGGAACACTTACCCTGCAGCCGTCAACGGCAGCGCGCATTATTGTACTGGGCGGCGCACAAGCGGATAACCTCACGACCAATGGCTTTAATTTAAGCACCGCCGAAGTTAATCGTCTGGTAAATGGCTGGGGCTCGATCGTATTTGGTAATACAACTTCGGGTGCGCTTACCAATACCATATCTGCGTGGAATGATCCTGTCTCGTTTACCTCGGGCAATGATTTTGCAAGCTCTGTGGCATTGACTAGTTCGGATACAATCTTTATTCGCGCGGCACGTGATGTATTGCTGACGCAAACCATCACAACCACAAACACATCAGCAAACGCGATTGTGCTTGTTGCAGGTCGTAACTTTATTAATACTGCCGGTGCAAATCCGCTCACTACAGGTGCGGGTGGTCGTTGGCTTGTGTACAGCACAAACCCGACCGATACGACCGGTGAAGAGACTATGAGCAATGCGTTCAACCGCTACACCTGTACCTATGGCGGTTCGTGCCCAACTATTCCTGGAACAGGGAATGGATTATTGTATTCCTATACACCAATGCTTGATGTGACGATTGACCCGCAAACCTATAACTATGGAGACGCGATTATTCCGCCAACGGGTTATACGTTGCAGACATCGGGTTACTTGAATGCATTGGATTCGTCGCAGGGTAGCGTGGGCGGTGTGGGGAATTTCGCAACCAGCTATGTCCAAGGTGATAATGCCGGTACAAGCTTCACCATTACTAATAATGGCAGCACATTTACATCCAATCTTGGCTATGGATTTAATTATATCTCGCCAACAGGCCTTACCGTTGGTCAGCGTGCGATTACTGTGCAGGTCAGCGATCAAACGCGCGTTTATGGTAACGCGCCGCTAAACACCGCATACACACTTGCTAGCGGTTCATTCTATAGCACCGATGCGGCTACATTGAACTTAACGACCGATGCAACACTATCGTCATCCGGCAATTACAATTACCGGGCAACACCGTGGGCGCTTTCGGCGAATGGTGCAACTTTCACATCGGGTCTGGCAAGCAACTATAATATTACCTACCTCGCAGCACCAACCGGTCTTACAATCACGCAGCGTCCGCTTACCGTCAGTGCAACTGGTGTGAACCGCGTTTATGATGGGTTGACAGGTGCAACCGTAAATCTTGGTGATAATCGCGTATCGGGCGATGTGCTTACCGCATCTTATACCACAGCAACCTTCCTTGATAAGAATGTGGCGAATGGTAAGACTGTCAATGTAAGTGGCATCAATTTGACCAATATTGATGCTGATAACTACACCTTTAACACAACCACCAGTACGACAGCCAATATTACACCGCGTGCCTTGACGATTTCGGCAACTGGGGTTGATAAAGTTTATAATGGTAATACAACTGCCAGCGT includes:
- a CDS encoding YDG domain-containing protein, yielding MIFTHAIPLRANPQGGVVNAGSATISSNGSTVHINQHTDRAVIDWRGFDIAPNERTEFQQPSSGSIALNRVNSGGASHIDGQLSANGNIVIVNQNGVVFGRGAQVDVNSLIATTSDIRNEQFMSGGKLVFDKPSSNPNAQIINEGRITAKDAGLVGLVAPRVENRGVIAARLGRVHLASGETATVDFYGDGLLEVAVSDKVTKQFVSNTGVINADGGLVAMTAAAGKNIIDSVISGKGTISAKTIPLQNNNGNSSGKILIAGNSLSDVIIDGLIEASGLATGQTGGAIHIIGNRIALMNNTRVDVSGNAGAGEILVGGDYHGGAYRGMLDKPATAVEWGNTPGGYSAINTSPTAAFFAAYYEGLSTNRNVPTASRVFIDKNVMMVASSDVGNAGRIITWSNNGTAYYGHADLSAKGIRGNGGFIEVSGKDWLGFNGTVNTHAANGANGMLLLDPADITISNAIDADITPSSPFDSTGAATSNLDVVTLQNALASGAVTITSAAGTGGTGNITFVDAVSWNSSNALTVTASNNIIVNNTITNSGSGSITLNANIAAAGSITIASDISTGGSITMLANRDITLNATRTLTTGATGAMNLQAANGVIGGTGNLTISGNLSVGSGGLTLVSGINGTRPNYTGNNTTLVQNAGTLGAVSITGFQDVSIARAITSNSTITINPQRDITLTSAGSLTSTGAGSLISILAQRDITLNASSAIVTSATGAISLQAANGSTAGTGNLTLNGNLSIGTGNLTLLSGINGTRPNLTLSATTFTQLGATVGTVSLSGFQDITLSTNLATSAALTIAATGATRDFFASGTSVITSTSGITINPGRDFITSGTASMTAGGSFSVLAQRDITIGAGTTVSSNAGSGLSLQAANNSVVGTGNLTITGNISVGTGSFTLVSGINGTRPSLTLNTTTLTPLGASIGAISITGLQDVTVARNITGSGNITISPQRDFIINAGAVITTGGTFTSLAQRDITINATGGITTGATGAISLQAANNVITGTGNLTINGNLSIGTGTLTLVSGINGTRPSLTLNSTTLTPLGATIGTISITGMQDVTVARNITGSGAITISPQQSFTLNNSATLTTTGTANITILALRDITVAAGATMSGGNTGSLILQAANNVVAGTGNLTLSGNVSMGTGVLTLSSGINGTRPSWTIDNTTYTQLTGSVGVVTINGFQDVTVSKNLTGTGNITINPQRDFILSAGNTITTGAAGVFTVLALRDITTAATSNITTGATGGVSLRAANAVIAGTGNLTLGGTINIGTGALTLLSGINGTRPSITLDSTKLTLVGATVGAISITGFQDVTLARNLPGSSTVTISPQRDFALNSGFTLSTNSASAITILALRDITTAATSVISAGTTGSITLQAANNVVAGTGNLTLNGNLAVGSGTLTLRSGINGTRPSWTMDNTTYTQNSGTVGVVTIDGFQDVTVSKAVTGSGNITINPQRDFILSASQTITVGGAGVFTVLALRDIITNASSNITTGATGGVSLRAANAVVTGTGNLTLGGKINIGTGALTLVSGINGTRPSWTMNSSSLALLGATVGTTSITGFQDVTVAMNLPGSGSITIATQRDLTLNTSQTITTGAAGGLTLTAANNTVAGTGNLTLSGNLSVGTGALTLLSGINGTRPSYTLSSTNFTQQGASLGALSISGFLDFTLNRSLTSSAAVAIISNRDLNINAGNTLTGGAASAYSLQAANGAAGGTGNLNILGNMSAGTGNFTLLSGNNGGRPALTLNSTNLAMAATVGNFNTQGFSTLTISRAINSTGTITNSNNTLTVLGANITSTGTQTYSNATAIAEAASVTLTTTNAAVSFSTTLNGTAGGTTENLSVVAGTGTMTFTGIVGGTTALGNLSVTADNLTISANVNGTGTLTLQPSTAARIIVLGGAQADNLTTNGFNLSTAEVNRLVNGWGSIVFGNTTSGALTNTISAWNDPVSFTSGNDFASSVALTSSDTIFIRAARDVLLTQTITTTNTSANAIVLVAGRNFINTAGANPLTTGAGGRWLVYSTNPTDTTGEETMSNAFNRYTCTYGGSCPTIPGTGNGLLYSYTPMLDVTIDPQTYNYGDAIIPPTGYTLQTSGYLNALDSSQGSVGGVGNFATSYVQGDNAGTSFTITNNGSTFTSNLGYGFNYISPTGLTVGQRAITVQVSDQTRVYGNAPLNTAYTLASGSFYSTDAATLNLTTDATLSSSGNYNYRATPWALSANGATFTSGLASNYNITYLAAPTGLTITQRPLTVSATGVNRVYDGLTGATVNLGDNRVSGDVLTASYTTATFLDKNVANGKTVNVSGINLTNIDADNYTFNTTTSTTANITPRALTISATGVDKVYNGNTTASVNFTDDRVAGDVFTTSYGSSTFGDKNVGTGKAISVTGINITTGDAGNYTFNTTASASADITQRALTITATGVDKVYNGLTAAAVSFGDDRVAGDIFTINYTGNFGDKNVGVGKAISVTGINLTGTDSGNYSYASTASTSADITQRSLTITATGVNKVYNGNTTASVNFTDDRVAGDVFTISYSSSAFGDKNVGAGKAISVTGINIATGDAGNYTYNTTASTSADITQRALTISATGVNKIYNGNTTASVNFTDDRVAGDVFTTSYGAANFANKNVGTAKSISVTGINISTGDAGNYTFNTTASASADITQRALIISATGVDKVYNGNTTAGVTFTDDRVAGDVFTTSYGAANFANKNVGTAKSISVTGINISTGDAGNYTFNTTASASADITQRALTISATGVNKVYNGNTTASVNFTDDRVAGDVFTTSYGAANFSNKNVGISKSISVTGINITTGDAANYTFNTTASTSADITQRALTISATGVDKVYNGNTTAGITFTDDRVAGDVFNTSYGAANFSNKNVGVGKSISVTGINITTGDAGNYTFNTTASASADITQRTLNINATGVNKVYDGSVNAGITLSDNRVAGDVFTTTYGSSTFADKNVGTTKAITVTGLNITGGDSGNYTFNTTDTAAANITKRTLLVTAVGASKIYDGLTATSVTLNDNRVAGDVFITSYGAANFVNKNVGVGKSISVTGINVSTGDAGNYNFNTTASASATITPRTLVASIVGHNKIYDGTTNAGIHITDNRIAGDVFGYNYNANFGNKNVGVGKTINVTGIGLVGVDSANYTSASTGAANADITPRALLISATGVNKIYDGNDNAIVTLNDNRVSGDILTYTYSGAHYSSSSIGSNKPVNVIGLTLTGADSSNYTYNSSAVTIADILATGAPVVVDVTPAPDRSLALQLPNTVKKSIQTLLSIPEFLIFDDEWQKRQRRLPTVGMLR